Part of the Prosthecobacter sp. genome, CAACCTGCTGAAAACCCTTTCCACCATCCCCGCCGACCTGGAGGGTGACGCCTTCGGGAAGATCTATGAATACTTCCTCGGCACCTTCGCCATGAGCGAGGGGCAGAAGGGCGGCGAGTTCTTCACGCCTCTGAGCATCGTCCGGCTGATTGTCGAGATCTTGGAGCCGTTTCGCGGGCGCATCCTCGATCCCGCCTGCGGTTCCGGTGGCATGTTCGTGCAGAGCGCCCGTTTCGTGCAGGCTCATAAGCTGAACCCCAACGGCGAGCTCAGCATCCATGGGCAGGAGCGTGTGGATGCCACGGTGCGAGTGTCGCGCATGAACTTGGCAGTCCACGGCCTGGAAGGTGACATCAAACACGGCAACACCTACTACGAAGACCTGCACAAGAGCACGGGTCGCTTCGACTTCGTCTGTGCCAATCCGCCCTTCAACGTCAGCCAGGTGGACAAGGAACGCCTCAGCGCCGAGGCCGGCCCGGGTCGCCGCTACCCCTTCGGCTTGCCGCGCACCGACAACGCCAACTACCTCTGGATTCAGGATTTTTATTCGGCGCTCAATGAGAAAGGCCGCGCCGGCTTCGTCATGGCATCGGGAGCTGAAACCGCCTCCGGTTCCGAGAAAGACATCCGGCAGAAAATCATCGAAGCCGGAGCCGTCGATGTCATGGTCGCTGTCGGCCCCAAGATGTTCTACACCGTCACGCTGCCGTGCATGTTGTGGTTTTTTGATCGAGGCAAAGCCAAGACGCCGCGTGCCAAGCAGGTGCTCTTCATCGATGCGCGACACATTTACCGCCAAGTAGATCGTGCCCACCGCGACTGGACTGATGCGCAGATCAGCTTCATGGCGAACGTTGTGCGACTGTATCGTGGAGAAAAACCAGATTACACGCTCGGCGGAAAAGAAACGCAGGAGAAGATCGAAGAGCTGTTTGGTTCCAAGCCGCATTATCAAGACGTGCTGGGTCTCTGCATGTCGGCTTCGCATGACAAGATCGAGGAGCAAGGCTGGGCATTAAGCCCGGGCCGCTATGTCGGAGCGGCTCCCGGTGAAAGTGTCACGGATGCGGAGTTTAAGACCCAGCTCCAAACTTGGAACGAAGAGCTCGAAACACTCAACGCCCAGGCCCGCGAACTGGAGCAAACCATCGCCAACAACATGGCCGAAATTCTGGACGCATGACGATGGCGAAAAATGGCAGCGATGATTGGCAGACTGCGAAGCTCGGCGATGTAATCGAGCTGTTCGATACTCAGCGCGTGCCCCTCAACAGCGGAGAGCGGCAGCAGCGGCAAGGCATCTACCCGTATTACGGTGCGCAAGGAATCATCGACCATATTGACGGCTACATCTTCGACGGACGCTACATCCTTGTCGCCGAGGATGGGGAGAACCTGAACAGCAAGAAGCTTCCGCTCGCACTGTTCGCAGACGGAAAGTTTTGGGTAAACAACCATGCCCACATTCTGCGTGGGAAACCCGGCGTTGCGGATGACACATTCCTCCTCGCTTGCCTGAACAACGCGGATATCAAACCATACGTCACGGGCGCAGCACAGCCAAAGCTCTCACAAGGAAACTTGCGGCAGATTGAAATTCCACTTCCTCCGCTCCCCGCCCAACGCCGCATCGCGGGCATCCTGTCGGCCTACGACGAGCTGATCGAGAACAGCCAGCGGCGCATCCGGCTGCTGGAGGACATGGCCCGCGCCCTCTACCGCGAGTGGTTCGTCCACTTCCGCTTCCCCGGCCACGAATCCGTCCCCCGCGTCCCCTCCGCCCTCGGCGACATCCCGCAGGGCTGGGAGGTTAAGAAGCTCGGCGACATCGTCGAACTCAACTACGGTAAGGCATTGAAGAAGGAAGACCGCCGGGAAGGTGAGTTTCCAGTATTCGGTTCCAGCGGGCAAGTGGGCTCACACGACACCAGTCTGGTGAAGGGCCCGGGAATCATTGTCGGACGAAAGGGCAACGTCGGAAGCGTCTTCTGGTGTGATGGAGACTTCTTCGTGATCGACACGGCTTACTTCGTCACCTCTGCGCTGCCGCTGCGGTTCCTATTTTACGTCCTGCCAACGCTCAACTTCATCAACAGTGATGCCGCTGTTCCCGGCCTTAGCCGCAACCAAGCCTACACTTTGGAAGTGGCAGTTCCGCCCGCTGCGCTACTCACGAAGTTCTGTGAGCTTGCCGAAACGTTAGAAAAACAGGCTTCCACCCTCCAACGCCAAATCCAAATCCTCCGCCGCACCCGCGACCTGCTGCTGCCGCGTCTGCTGTCGGGTGAGATGAATATAGAAATCAACTGATTGACCTTATGAAAATCAAAGAACACTCCCTAAAGCTTGATCTTCACGTTCACAGCCCAGCGTCCATCGACTTCCTTGGCAATAAATCTGTTCGCGGCTACGCCGAATTGGTTAAGGCGTTCGTGGATGAGGAAGTTGATGCGATAGCCATCACGGATCACAACACTATCAACGGCTACTTGGAATACCGCCGACAATTGGATGCCGCGAAGGAAACTTATCGTTTGATGGCCGCACGCGACGACAGTTCGTCAGTCGTGAATGATCTAAAGTGCGAGGTCGAGCGGTTTGAAAGGCTTCTCGTGTTTCCAGGAGTTGAAATTACCGCCTACCCAAACATTCACGTCATTCTTCTATTTGACGACTGCGTTGTTTCCCAAGTGACTGACTTTTTGACCAACGACTTGGACTTAGGCGAAGCTGTGCAGCGGGGAGATCCCAAAAAATGCTCCAAGCAGTCAGTCGTTGCGCTGCTGGACTTGGCGGCATCTCGGTTCGGTGATCGCTTCTTTTGCATCTTGCCGCATGTGGAAACTTCAAAAGGAGCATGGGAAGAACTCGGAAAAGGGGCGGCACGTGTGGAACTTTTCAGAGACGAACGGGTAGTGGCTGCTCAATTTTCAAATCCTGACACAGTTAAACATATCAGCCAGACCGTCACTGATAACACCTACAAACGAAAAGCCCCGCTAGGGTTTATTCAATGTTCGGACTACCACGGTGCCCCCAACATCAAACCCGCCTCGCAATTCTCAATTCTAACGGAAAGCAAGCCACTCGACTTTGACGTCTTGAGAAGTGGCCTCATTGATCCTAGTCGCGTTCGCTGCTCTCACGAGTTTGTAGAGGAGCGTTTAGAACGCTTCGTGAAAGACCGGCCCCAAGTGGTGTTTGACTTCACCAATAAACTCGAAATCGAAACGGGTATGCGGAAGGATCTGGCGCGGGCACTTTGCGGGATTCTAAACTCCGGCGATGCGCTTATTCGGTTAAACCTTTTCAATATAGCTGATGAGACCAGCCGCATTGCTGAGCAAATCTCTGCGTTATTTCAGGATTTGCAGAATGACCTGGACCCTGACGAAAAATTCAGCTTCACGATTTCGCAATTTCATCAGAGCACCTCTCGCCAGCGATATTTCATTTCTATTAACCGCAACTCAAAATTACGGCTGTTAGACGGGATTTGCTGGGTTGTAGATGGTCCAAAACCTCAACCGGCTCCAGCCTGGCGCATCGAACAAATTGTTGCGAAAGTCCATTACCAACGTGTGGGAAAGACCAAGCAAAAAGCACTTGAATCAGCCTCGACTCATCTCATCCGCGTCTCGAATGCGTTTCCAGCGATGGCGATTTCTGCGCGTCTTGAGCCGTTGCTGTCTCGGAACAGGTGTGGTCCTTTTGAATTCAAAATGCTCGATCCCAATTACCCTTCCTCGCTTAGAGATGACTTTGGGTGCCTGAACGGCTACGCGGACGGGGATTTCATCCAGATTAGGTCGGGGGATTTGAAGGGCGGCAGACAAAATGAACAGCGAGATTACTACCGATTTAGTGCGCCGATTTTCAACTATCGTGGTCGAAAGGCGGAGGGTGGAGAATCAGCCGGACCAAACTCTGTGTTGGTGTTTCCTGAGGGGGGCGCAATCTACGCTAAAAGACAGATGGTTGTCCATGCACCATTCCCTGTGTTTGAGGTAAAACTATCAGCCGAACACGGACTCGGAACCAAAGCTGACGAAGAGATGACATTGGGATTCACCGCATGGTTGAAATCTTCATTTCTGTTGTGGTATTTGAACTCGGTTTATCAAACAGACGATGTGTTTGACATTATGGCGGAAAAGCGGCGAGTGCCGCTCACATCGGACAGCAAATTCATTCGGAGTCTCAGCGTTTTTGCAAAGAATATCGTGACGGCGGAACATGCTGTCCTAACGGCTACGGCTAATGAGCATCCAAACAAGGAGGAGCGTGCGCGAATTAGTGAACTCATCAAGAATCACAACGAGTCGGTCAGGGACAATATGCGTCTGATCGAAAGAGAAGTTTTTCGTCACCTTGCCTTCAGTCCAGATGAAATTCGTGAAGTCTATCGTGTGCTGCGTGCTTTGGACCTCTATGACTACGAGATCAGCTCTACGCTTGATGAATTCGTTAAAGAAGTAACCAGTTAAACGGGATGCCCCACGCCTACACCGAAGACCAACTCGTCGAGCAGCCCGCCATCGGGCTGTTTGAGGATCTTGGCTGGGAGACGGTGTCGGCAGCAGAGGAGACTTTTGGCGTCAGCGGTACGCTCGGACGGATGGTGAAATCGGAAGCTGTGCTCACCGGGCGGTTGCGCACGGCTTTGGAGCGGCTCAACCCCACGCTGCCACCGGAGGCGATCACCTCGGCGATGGATGAGCTGACGCGGAACCGCTCGGCGATGAGTCCAGCCGCGGCGAACCGGGAGCTACATGAGCTTTTGAAGCAGGGCATCAAGGTCAGCGTGCCGGACAGAGAACGCGGGGGGCAGAAGCCGGAGCGGGTGCGGGTGATCGATTGGGAGAACCCAGAGGCGAATGATTTCCTGCTGGTGAGCCAGATGTCCATCCAAGGGCCGCTCTACCTGCGGCGGCCGGATTTGATCGGCTTCGTCAACGGGCTGCCGCTAGTGGTGGTAGAGCTGAAAAAGTTGGGAGTGCCCGCGCAGCAGGCTTTCTCAGACAACCTGACCTGCTACAAGGCGGACATCCCGGCGCTGTTCTGGGGCAATGCGCTCATGATCGCCAGCAACGGCACGGACAGCCGCGTGGGATCGCTGACGGCGGACTGGGAGCGGTTCTTTGAGTGGAAGCGCATCGCCAGCGAGGACG contains:
- a CDS encoding class I SAM-dependent DNA methyltransferase yields the protein MIWIAPPEKDLATDTLEKRLWSAANQLWAGAGLKQSDYSEPILGLIFLRFAEVRFMVRRAELEKTSASSRRGSKVDDPASYIEQNVLYLPAGARFAELLQLPEGTDIGKAVNEAMKAIERDNPHMAGVLPKGFQIFDSLLLSNLLKTLSTIPADLEGDAFGKIYEYFLGTFAMSEGQKGGEFFTPLSIVRLIVEILEPFRGRILDPACGSGGMFVQSARFVQAHKLNPNGELSIHGQERVDATVRVSRMNLAVHGLEGDIKHGNTYYEDLHKSTGRFDFVCANPPFNVSQVDKERLSAEAGPGRRYPFGLPRTDNANYLWIQDFYSALNEKGRAGFVMASGAETASGSEKDIRQKIIEAGAVDVMVAVGPKMFYTVTLPCMLWFFDRGKAKTPRAKQVLFIDARHIYRQVDRAHRDWTDAQISFMANVVRLYRGEKPDYTLGGKETQEKIEELFGSKPHYQDVLGLCMSASHDKIEEQGWALSPGRYVGAAPGESVTDAEFKTQLQTWNEELETLNAQARELEQTIANNMAEILDA
- a CDS encoding restriction endonuclease subunit S; this translates as MTMAKNGSDDWQTAKLGDVIELFDTQRVPLNSGERQQRQGIYPYYGAQGIIDHIDGYIFDGRYILVAEDGENLNSKKLPLALFADGKFWVNNHAHILRGKPGVADDTFLLACLNNADIKPYVTGAAQPKLSQGNLRQIEIPLPPLPAQRRIAGILSAYDELIENSQRRIRLLEDMARALYREWFVHFRFPGHESVPRVPSALGDIPQGWEVKKLGDIVELNYGKALKKEDRREGEFPVFGSSGQVGSHDTSLVKGPGIIVGRKGNVGSVFWCDGDFFVIDTAYFVTSALPLRFLFYVLPTLNFINSDAAVPGLSRNQAYTLEVAVPPAALLTKFCELAETLEKQASTLQRQIQILRRTRDLLLPRLLSGEMNIEIN